In Pyrus communis chromosome 1, drPyrComm1.1, whole genome shotgun sequence, the following are encoded in one genomic region:
- the LOC137731178 gene encoding EPIDERMAL PATTERNING FACTOR-like protein 2: MGGSQNCIFCHRNRNIYISILLFLVSSSTHLIFMAEGGRPISSKPSEFAPARVLQENKAGVAVSARQIGSVRPSCERRCSACGRCVAVQVPVTPQVNEIRSHGSSSSVSFSKTAPNNVAYSRGDDITNYKPMSWKCKCGNLLYNP, encoded by the exons ATGGGCGGCTCTCAAAATTGCATCTTTTGCCACAGAAATAGAAATATTTACATTTCCATCCTCCTGTTCTTGGTTTCGAGCTCGACCCATCTGATTTTCATGGCTGAAG GTGGTAGACCAATTTCCAGCAAACCAAGTGAGTTTGCTCCGGCAAGAGTTCTTCAGGAGAATAAAGCAGGGGTGGCGGTCAGCGCTCGTCAAATAGGGTCAGTGCGGCCGAGCTGCGAGCGGAGGTGCAGCGCTTGCGGGCGTTGCGTGGCGGTTCAGGTTCCAGTTACTCCTCAAGTTAATGAAATCAGAAGCCATGGAAGCAGCTCCTCTGTTTCTTTTTCCAAAACTGCCCCAAATAACGTAGCTTACTCCAGAGGAGATGACATTACAAATTATAAGCCAATGAGTTGGAAATGCAAGTGTGGGAATTTGCTCTACAATCCTTGA
- the LOC137715272 gene encoding putative lipase C4A8.10, whose translation MEAVEVEIGGDGVILTEEPSRVIKHRGGKKNAGKKKRSKSKGTMTTSGKKETFFHMPKFRCFSSKPERDTKGGFDMEVEDATGGKMSPTHLIILVNGLIGSAENWKYAAKQFLKRYPEDVIAHCSECNYSMLTFDGVDVMGERLAEEVISVIKRHPSVQKISFVGHSLGGLIARYAIGRLYERDITEELSQENGEYRRNGVEDPLLEHKVEGKIAGLEPVNFITSATPHLGSRGHNQVPLFCGVKPLEKVAARTSWCLGRSGKHLFLTDKKDGKPPLLLQMVNDSEDLKFISALQSFKRRVAYANVRFDSLVGWSTSSLRRKNELPKLKHLSREENYPHIINVETIQSPSPREELPLEAIASGRKKIDFEEEMIRNLTKMSWERVDVNFRGSKQRYLAHGTIQVQNDCLYSDGADVIQHMVDNFLV comes from the exons ATGGAGGCAGTGGAGGTGGAGATCGGGGGCGATGGGGTCATACTGACGGAGGAGCCGTCGAGGGTGATCAAACACAGAGGCGGCAAGAAAAACGcggggaaaaagaaaaggagcaAAAGTAAGGGGACGATGACGACGAGCGGGAAAAAAGAAACGTTTTTTCACATGCCGAAATTTCGGTGCTTCAGCTCGAAACCCGAAAGGGATACGAAAGGGGGTTTCGATATGGAGGTGGAGGATGCAACGGGTGGAAAAATGAGCCCGACccatttgattattttggtgAACGGTCTCATAGGCAG TGCTGAGAATTGGAAATATGCAGCGAAGCAGTTTCTGAAGAGATACCCGGAAGATGTTATTGCTCACT GTAGTGAATGCAATTACTCAATGTTGACCTTTGATGGTGTTGATGTAATGGGAGAGAGATTAGCAGAAGAG GTTATTTCTGTGATAAAACGTCACCCTAGTGTTCAGAAGATCTCGTTTGTTGGTCATTCGTTAGGCGGGCTTATTGCAAGGTATGCCATTGGAAGGCTTTATGAACGAGACATCACTGAAGAACTATCTCAAGAAAATGGAGAATATAGGAGAAATGGAGTTGAGGATCCTTTGCTGGAACACAAAGTCGAAGGCAAAATTGCTGGACTGGAGCCTGTGAATTTTATAACGTCTGCCACTCCGCACCTTGGTTCCAGAGGGCATAATCAG GTTCCACTGTTTTGTGGCGTAAAACCCCTTGAAAAAGTAGCAGCTCGTACTTCATGGTGTCTAGGTAGAAGTGGAAAACATCTGTTTTTAACTGATAAGAAGGATGGAAAACCTCCCCTTCTTCTTCAGATGGTCAATGATTCAGAAGATCTTAAATTCAT ATCTGCACTGCAGTCTTTCAAGCGCCGTGTTGCCTATGCAAATGTTCGTTTTGACT CCCTTGTCGGATGGAGTACATCATCTCTACGGCGTAAGAACGAGCTGCCAAAG CTTAAACATTTATCTAGAGAAGAAAACTATCCACATATTATAAATGTGGAGACAATTCAAAGTCCAAGTCCTCGAGAAGAATTACCGTTGGAAGCCATAGCCAGTGGGCGCAAGAAAATTGACTTCGAAG AGGAAATGATCAGAAACTTGACCAAAATGAGCTGGGAACGGGTGGATGTGAACTTCAGAGGAAGTAAACAAAGATACCTTGCGCACGGTACCATTCAG GTGCAAAACGATTGTCTATACTCTGATGGGGCTGATGTGATCCAACACATGGTCGACAATTTTCTTGTGTGA
- the LOC137732745 gene encoding uncharacterized protein isoform X2, giving the protein MAEEEVVVTAESPRPSDHKRKLEDLEPKAAPEIVELDSDGPDDANAELDCTEEVDVSPSDESEAKRPRLDDKPEGITSENGHQEEKVDEPEKENEDQPSVDSSDLEVPQPASVEVTEAVIDEQKSEVNEPQNGMNGEPSDTQNHAENSVVEKAEEPPQGESQPHYVEEPQQGDAYSAQQEQPSVSETMTHKMEVPNNKVGVLIGKSGDTIRYLQYNSGAKIQITRDSDADPYSASRPVEIIGTLDNISKAEKLINAVIAEADAGGSPSLVARGVATALAVAAAEQIQIQVPNEKVGLIIGRGGETIKGLQTRSGARIQLIPQHLPEGDESKERTVRVTGDKKQIEVARELIKEVMNQTVRPSPLSSGFNHQGYHPHGPGGSQWGPRGPHLPQPSSYDYPQRGPYPSHNPQYPPAYGGYPQHMGPRSGYGSGWEQRPPSSMPHGGGYNYYGGQVADAPLSAQHSAPVPSHAPGPSPNPAMGAPSQANYNYGQPHGPDYGHPAPYSQAAPPQHNYGHGYEEPKYDNHAPTQHPYGGYAPSQQYPQTGAHPGPQQHYGKPPPYGMQSQAPTPQSYGPPRANQPGDAVYQGSAPPQSYGPNVLAQQSYPYASSGPAQQMYPAYGSAPAADGYSHPPPASGSGYPQQGGQPVSYGQPGAQQAAGGYGQAAPTAGYAQYPSSQQGYAEQAAPNAAGYGYQGSQDPGYGAAPAASYGAPAAAQPGYAQPAAQQNYDQSIPQSAGYGAAPAAASAGYGKTVSPQPGYPQYDSSQMYAAAPR; this is encoded by the exons ATGGCGGAGGAGGAGGTTGTGGTAACCGCGGAGAGCCCTAGGCCGTCGGATCACAAGCGGAAGCTCGAGGATTTGGAGCCTAAAGCAGCACCGGAAATAGTTGAGCTCGACTCCGACGGTCCCGATGACGCGAATGCAGAGCTTGATTGCACCGAAGAAGTTGATGTATCGCCGTCCGATGAATCAGAAGCGAAGAGGCCTCGCCTTGATGACAAGCCCGAAGGAATAA CTAGTGAGAATGGCCACCAAGAGGAGAAGGTAGATGAGCCCGAAAAGGAGAATGAGGATCAGCCAAGTGTAGATAGCAGTGACTTGGAGGTCCCCCAACCTGCATCTGTGGAAGTTACCGAAGCAGTGATCGACGAGCAAAAGTCTGAAGTTAATGAACCACAGAATGGCATGAATGGTGAGCCGAGTGACACCCAAAATCATGCTGAGAATTCAGTGGTGGAAAAAGCGGAGGAACCCCCTCAAGGGGAGTCTCAACCACACTATGTAGAGGAACCTCAGCAAGGTGATGCTTACTCTGCGCAACAAGAACAGCCTTCTGTGAGTGAGACTATGACACACAAAATGGAGGTTCCTAATAATAAG GTTGGGGTTTTAATTGGCAAGTCGGGGGATACTATACGGTACTTGCAATACAATTCTGGAGCAAAGATTCAAATCACAAGGGATTCCGATGCAGATCCATATTCTGCAAGCAGGCCAGTGGAGATAATAGGAACTTTGGATAATATAAGCAAAGCAGAGAAACTGATAAATGCCGTTATTGCCGAG GCTGATGCAGGGGGTTCTCCTTCTTTGGTTGCTAGAGGCGTTGCTACTGCACTGGCTGTTGCAGCAGCAGAACAAATTCAGATTCAAGTTCCGAATGAGAAG GTTGGTTTGATAATTGGCAGAGGTGGGGAGACCATTAAAGGTCTGCAGACCCGATCAGGGGCACGCATCCAG TTGATACCCCAACATCTTCCGGAGGGGGATGAATCTAAAGAAAGGACCGTCCGAGTTACTGGTGATAAGAAGCAGATTGAAGTTGCAAGAGAATTGATAAAGGAAGTTATGAATCAG ACTGTGAGGCCATCACCTCTCTCCAGTGGTTTTAATCATCAGGGTTATCATCCCCATGGACCAGGTGGTTCTCAATGGGGTCCGCGAGGGCCTCATCTACCTCAGCCATCTTCGTATGATTATCCGCAACGAGGACCTTATCCATCCCATAATCCTCAGTACCCTCCTGCTTATGGGGGTTATCCTCAACATATGGGTCCAAGAAGTGGCTATGGTTCTGGTTGGGAGCAAAGGCCACCTTCTAGCATGCCACATGGTGGTGGTTATAATTACTATGGTGGACAAGTAGCTGATGCTCCATTATCTGCCCAACATTCTGCTCCCgttccttctcatgctcctggCCCGTCTCCTAACCCTGCAATGGGTGCACCGTCCCAGGCAAATTACAATTATGGGCAGCCACATGGTCCAGATTATGGTCATCCGGCACCTTATTCCCAGGCTGCACCTCCTCAGCATAACTATGGGCATGGATACGAAGAACCAAAATATGATAATCATGCTCCAACACAGCACCCCTATGGAGGATATGCACCTTCGCAGCAATATCCACAAACTGGAGCTCATCCAGGTCCACAGCAACATTATGGCAAGCCCCCACCATACGGCATGCAATCACAAGCTCCTACTCCTCAGTCTTATGGCCCTCCCAGGGCTAATCAACCAGGAGATGCGGTTTATCAGGGTTCTGCACCACCTCAATCATACGGTCCGAATGTTCTAGCTCAACAGTCATATCCATATGCATCCAGTGGACCTGCTCAGCAGATGTATCCTGCGTATGGTTCTGCACCAGCTGCTGATGGGTACAGTCACCCACCACCCGCTTCTGGCTCGGGTTATCCACAACAAGGCGGGCAACCTGTTAGCTATGGCCAGCCTGGTGCACAGCAGGCAGCTGGCGGCTATGGACAGGCAGCTCCTACTGCAGGGTACGCACAATACCCATCTTCTCAACAAGGTTACGCCGAGCAGGCTGCTCCAAATGCAGCAGGTTACGGGTACCAGGGGTCTCAAGACCCTGGATATGGAGCCGCCCCTGCAGCATCATATGGTGCACCAGCAGCTGCGCAGCCAGGTTATGCTCAACCGGCAGCTCAACAAAATTATGATCAGTCAATCCCCCAGTCCGCCGGTTATGGAGCTGCACCAGCAGCTGCATCAGCTGGTTATGGGAAGACGGTGTCCCCTCAGCCTGGTTATCCCCAGTACGACTCGAGCCAAATGTATGCTGCTGCACCTCGTTGA
- the LOC137732745 gene encoding uncharacterized protein isoform X1 — MAEEEVVVTAESPRPSDHKRKLEDLEPKAAPEIVELDSDGPDDANAELDCTEEVDVSPSDESEAKRPRLDDKPEGITSENGHQEEKVDEPEKENEDQPSVDSSDLEVPQPASVEVTEAVIDEQKSEVNEPQNGMNGEPSDTQNHAENSVVEKAEEPPQGESQPHYVEEPQQGDAYSAQQEQPSVSETMTHKMEVPNNKVGVLIGKSGDTIRYLQYNSGAKIQITRDSDADPYSASRPVEIIGTLDNISKAEKLINAVIAEADAGGSPSLVARGVATALAVAAAEQIQIQVPNEKVGLIIGRGGETIKGLQTRSGARIQVLIPQHLPEGDESKERTVRVTGDKKQIEVARELIKEVMNQTVRPSPLSSGFNHQGYHPHGPGGSQWGPRGPHLPQPSSYDYPQRGPYPSHNPQYPPAYGGYPQHMGPRSGYGSGWEQRPPSSMPHGGGYNYYGGQVADAPLSAQHSAPVPSHAPGPSPNPAMGAPSQANYNYGQPHGPDYGHPAPYSQAAPPQHNYGHGYEEPKYDNHAPTQHPYGGYAPSQQYPQTGAHPGPQQHYGKPPPYGMQSQAPTPQSYGPPRANQPGDAVYQGSAPPQSYGPNVLAQQSYPYASSGPAQQMYPAYGSAPAADGYSHPPPASGSGYPQQGGQPVSYGQPGAQQAAGGYGQAAPTAGYAQYPSSQQGYAEQAAPNAAGYGYQGSQDPGYGAAPAASYGAPAAAQPGYAQPAAQQNYDQSIPQSAGYGAAPAAASAGYGKTVSPQPGYPQYDSSQMYAAAPR, encoded by the exons ATGGCGGAGGAGGAGGTTGTGGTAACCGCGGAGAGCCCTAGGCCGTCGGATCACAAGCGGAAGCTCGAGGATTTGGAGCCTAAAGCAGCACCGGAAATAGTTGAGCTCGACTCCGACGGTCCCGATGACGCGAATGCAGAGCTTGATTGCACCGAAGAAGTTGATGTATCGCCGTCCGATGAATCAGAAGCGAAGAGGCCTCGCCTTGATGACAAGCCCGAAGGAATAA CTAGTGAGAATGGCCACCAAGAGGAGAAGGTAGATGAGCCCGAAAAGGAGAATGAGGATCAGCCAAGTGTAGATAGCAGTGACTTGGAGGTCCCCCAACCTGCATCTGTGGAAGTTACCGAAGCAGTGATCGACGAGCAAAAGTCTGAAGTTAATGAACCACAGAATGGCATGAATGGTGAGCCGAGTGACACCCAAAATCATGCTGAGAATTCAGTGGTGGAAAAAGCGGAGGAACCCCCTCAAGGGGAGTCTCAACCACACTATGTAGAGGAACCTCAGCAAGGTGATGCTTACTCTGCGCAACAAGAACAGCCTTCTGTGAGTGAGACTATGACACACAAAATGGAGGTTCCTAATAATAAG GTTGGGGTTTTAATTGGCAAGTCGGGGGATACTATACGGTACTTGCAATACAATTCTGGAGCAAAGATTCAAATCACAAGGGATTCCGATGCAGATCCATATTCTGCAAGCAGGCCAGTGGAGATAATAGGAACTTTGGATAATATAAGCAAAGCAGAGAAACTGATAAATGCCGTTATTGCCGAG GCTGATGCAGGGGGTTCTCCTTCTTTGGTTGCTAGAGGCGTTGCTACTGCACTGGCTGTTGCAGCAGCAGAACAAATTCAGATTCAAGTTCCGAATGAGAAG GTTGGTTTGATAATTGGCAGAGGTGGGGAGACCATTAAAGGTCTGCAGACCCGATCAGGGGCACGCATCCAGGTA TTGATACCCCAACATCTTCCGGAGGGGGATGAATCTAAAGAAAGGACCGTCCGAGTTACTGGTGATAAGAAGCAGATTGAAGTTGCAAGAGAATTGATAAAGGAAGTTATGAATCAG ACTGTGAGGCCATCACCTCTCTCCAGTGGTTTTAATCATCAGGGTTATCATCCCCATGGACCAGGTGGTTCTCAATGGGGTCCGCGAGGGCCTCATCTACCTCAGCCATCTTCGTATGATTATCCGCAACGAGGACCTTATCCATCCCATAATCCTCAGTACCCTCCTGCTTATGGGGGTTATCCTCAACATATGGGTCCAAGAAGTGGCTATGGTTCTGGTTGGGAGCAAAGGCCACCTTCTAGCATGCCACATGGTGGTGGTTATAATTACTATGGTGGACAAGTAGCTGATGCTCCATTATCTGCCCAACATTCTGCTCCCgttccttctcatgctcctggCCCGTCTCCTAACCCTGCAATGGGTGCACCGTCCCAGGCAAATTACAATTATGGGCAGCCACATGGTCCAGATTATGGTCATCCGGCACCTTATTCCCAGGCTGCACCTCCTCAGCATAACTATGGGCATGGATACGAAGAACCAAAATATGATAATCATGCTCCAACACAGCACCCCTATGGAGGATATGCACCTTCGCAGCAATATCCACAAACTGGAGCTCATCCAGGTCCACAGCAACATTATGGCAAGCCCCCACCATACGGCATGCAATCACAAGCTCCTACTCCTCAGTCTTATGGCCCTCCCAGGGCTAATCAACCAGGAGATGCGGTTTATCAGGGTTCTGCACCACCTCAATCATACGGTCCGAATGTTCTAGCTCAACAGTCATATCCATATGCATCCAGTGGACCTGCTCAGCAGATGTATCCTGCGTATGGTTCTGCACCAGCTGCTGATGGGTACAGTCACCCACCACCCGCTTCTGGCTCGGGTTATCCACAACAAGGCGGGCAACCTGTTAGCTATGGCCAGCCTGGTGCACAGCAGGCAGCTGGCGGCTATGGACAGGCAGCTCCTACTGCAGGGTACGCACAATACCCATCTTCTCAACAAGGTTACGCCGAGCAGGCTGCTCCAAATGCAGCAGGTTACGGGTACCAGGGGTCTCAAGACCCTGGATATGGAGCCGCCCCTGCAGCATCATATGGTGCACCAGCAGCTGCGCAGCCAGGTTATGCTCAACCGGCAGCTCAACAAAATTATGATCAGTCAATCCCCCAGTCCGCCGGTTATGGAGCTGCACCAGCAGCTGCATCAGCTGGTTATGGGAAGACGGTGTCCCCTCAGCCTGGTTATCCCCAGTACGACTCGAGCCAAATGTATGCTGCTGCACCTCGTTGA
- the LOC137715880 gene encoding RNA polymerase sigma factor sigC-like, giving the protein MGFGFRLNLLKSGFPLHHSHWQAAGSPSKLSFTSVRGREGSFNSARLLFLSIISEEGGISGKDTLKVYSCSSASPQILEDGVSEMEQISFRSSSSNTTGNNQMPVADGNFRPVNALESCSAAHFSLLLKNLDALEETFANSDVLKLEKEILLQLGRLGALQLFDACLSRTLTSSSFFDLSDIPTVQIEGHKMDKKVDNDRGKIIVRSGKKKERRSRKRALDNVRVSSDSLPPKSTWEGSKHPTASSAKRASKYRKCRLTIAKNEGEMSTGVKVIANLERIKATLEKETGTVATLSCWAEAAGVREKVLLQKLHFGWYCQDELIRSTRSLVLYLARSYRGLGVAMDDLLQAGNQGLLQGAERYDHSRGYRFSTYVRYWIKKSMSRLVARHAREIQIPFTLSKAINQIQKACKATYNSHMRYPDDDEIAKITGLSLVRIRSASTCLRVVGSVNDKMWDNSPGTFMEFTPDTSIKSPEETVTRQHMKKDIHDLLKCLASKERQVLVLRYGLNNYDPKSLEEIGKLFDVSKEWIRKIEKKALTKLKDDETHRSLSHYLKN; this is encoded by the exons ATGGGTTTTGGTTTTAGGCTCAACCTCCTCAAGTCTGGCTTTCCACTTCATCACTCTCACTGGCAAGCTGCTGGTTCTCCTTCCAAGCTCTCTTTTACTTCTG TTAGAGGCAGGGAGGGCTCTTTCAACTCGGCAAGGCTGTTATTCCTGTCCATTATTTCTGAGGAAGGCGGGATTTCCGGTAAAGATACTCTGAAGGTGTACTCTTGTTCATCTGCTTCACCGCAGATCTTAGAGGATGGCGTCTCTGAAATGGAACAG ATAAGCTTTAGGAGTAGTTCGTCCAACACGACTGGGAATAACCAGATGCCTGTTGCAGACGGAAACTTTAGACCTGTTAATGCCTTAGAATCTTGCAGTGCAGCTCATTTTAGTTTGTTACTGAAAAATCTTGATGCTCTGGAGGAGACTTTTGCTAATTCAGATGTGTTAAAGTTGGAAAAAGAGATACTTTTACAATTAGGAAGGCTTGGAGCTCTACAGTTATTTGATGCCTGTCTGTCAAGAACTCTTACATCCTCAAGCTTTTTTGATTTGTCTGACATACCTACTGTACAGATTGAAGGGCATAAGATGGATAAGAAAGTAGATAACGATAGAGGCAAGATTATTGTACGTTCtgggaaaaagaaggaaagaagatcAAGAAAAAGAGCATTAGATAATGTCAGAGTTTCTTCTGACTCATTGCCTCCTAAATCAACTTGGGAAGGTTCCAAACATCCTACAGCTTCATCAGCGAAAAGAGCATCAAAGTATCGAAAGTGTAGACTTACAATAGCTAAAAATGAGGGAGAAATGTCAACCGGGGTTAAG GTGATCGCCAATTTGGAGAGAATTAAAGCAACTTTGGAAAAGGAAACTGGCACAGTAGCTACCTTAAGTTGTTGGGCGGAAGCAGCAGGAGTTCGCGAGAAGGTGCTGTTACAAAAATTGCATTTTGGTTGGTACTGCCAGGATGAGCTTATAAGGAGCACTCGTTCTTTAGTTCTATACCTTGCTAGAAGCTATAGAGGGCTAGGAGTAGCCATGGATGATTTACTGCAG GCTGGAAACCAGGGTCTCCTGCAAGGTGCAGAAAGGTATGATCACTCGAGGGGTTACCGATTCTCAACCTATGTCCGATACTGGATAAAGAAATCAATGTCAAGATTGGTGGCACGGCATGCTAGGGAAATCCAAATTCCT ttcaCGCTAAGCAAGGCAATAAATCAGATACAGAAAGCTTGCAAAGCCACTTACAACAGCCACATGAGATACCCAGACGATGATGAAATCGCAAAGATTACAGGTCTTTCGTTGGTGAGAATCAGATCAGCTAGCACATGTCTGAGAGTTGTGGGTTCGGTAAATGACaagatgtgggacaactctcctGGGACTTTTATG GAATTTACACCGGACACATCAATAAAAAGCCCTGAAGAAACTGTCACGAGACAGCACATGAAAAAAGACATCCATGATCTGCTGAAATGCTTGGCCTCGAAGGAGAGGCAAGTGTTGGTGCTGCGATATGGGTTAAACAACTACGACCCCAAGTCACTTGAGGAGATTGGAAAGCTTTTCGATGTGAGCAAGGAGTGGATACGGAAGATAGAAAAGAAAGCTCTCACAAAGCTAAAGGACGATGAAACACACAGAAGTTTAAGCCATTACTTGAAAAACTAG